From Saimiri boliviensis isolate mSaiBol1 chromosome 9, mSaiBol1.pri, whole genome shotgun sequence, a single genomic window includes:
- the SMIM26 gene encoding small integral membrane protein 26 has protein sequence MRGNPYTAWYRRMSVVYGLGTWSLLGSLIYVCQRMTKSSGGEEDQKHGSTSKMLSEPSEAPKGFYMETIVTYKENFVPVAEKICSYWKSWTSDRGTKP, from the exons ATGCGTGGGAACCCGTACACGGCCTGGTACCGGCGAATGTCGGTCGTCTACGGGCTTGGCACCTGGTCTCTGTTGGGCTCACTGATTTACGTATGCCAGAGAATGACGAAGTCGTCAG gtGGTGAAGAAGACCAAAAGCATGGCTCAACAAGTAAAATGCTCAGTGAACCATCTGAAGCCCCAAAAGGATTTTATATGGAAACAATTGtcacatataaagaaaattttgttcCAGTTGCAGAAAAGATCTGCAGCTATTGGAAATCATGGACTAGTGACCGTGGAACAAAACCATGA